The Oncorhynchus masou masou isolate Uvic2021 chromosome 31, UVic_Omas_1.1, whole genome shotgun sequence genome includes a region encoding these proteins:
- the LOC135523706 gene encoding BTB/POZ domain-containing protein KCTD5-like isoform X1, producing MATEDKRKSVPQAESEVGSLPTPHGYNNNNNNNNNNNKDSEGSENTTTATSSATASSGTGTHSIGNGSGVNPTVGNNGKWVRLNVGGTVFLTTRHTLLKEQTSFLYRLCQHQDLHSDTDETGAYVIDRDPTYFGPILNYLRHGKLVYNKELAEEGVLEEAEFYNITPLIKLIKERILERDCKVTQQVPPKHVYRVLQCQEEELTQMVSTMSDGWKFEQVSVRTCRKPRTGLLWTMVNIGSSYSYGTEDQAEFLCVVSKELHTPGSGLGTEQSHKTKASEVQQEKGAQDEVEGRERNTTPNEWIRE from the exons ATGGCAACGGAGGATAAAAGGAAATCTGTGCCGCAGGCTGAATCAGAAGTCGGTTCGTTACCGACACCTCATGGctacaataacaataataacaacaacaacaataataacaaaGATAGCGAGGGAAGCGAGAATACGACCACGGCCACTTCGAGCGCTACCGCATCGAGCGGGACAGGAACTCATAGCATCGGGAACGGATCTGGAGTCAACCCTACAGTGGGAAATAACGGGAAATGGGTCCGGTTGAACGTCGGCGGCACAGTATTCCTCACAACGCGACATACCCTACTCAAAGAACAAACGTCCTTTCTCTATCGGCTCTGTCAACACCAGGACTTACATTCGGACACG GACGAGACAGGGGCCTATGTGATAGACAGAGACCCCACCTACTTCGGCCCCATCCTTAACTACCTGCGACACGGCAAACTGGTCTACAACAAGGAGCTGGCTGAAGAAG GTGTGTTAGAGGAGGCTGAGTTCTACAACATCACTCCTCTGATAAAACTGATCAAGGAGAGGATCCTGGAGCGGGACTGTAAAGTCACACAg CAGGTGCCTCCTAAACATGTGTACCGGGTGCTGCAGTGCCAGGAGGAGGAGCTGACCCAGATGGTTTCCACCATGTCAGACGGCTGGAAGTTTGAGCAGGTCAGCGTGCGCACCTGCAGAAAGCCCCGCACCGGACTGCTCTGGACT aTGGTAAACATTGGTTCGTCGTATAGCTATGGGACAGAGGACCAGGCAGAGTTTCTGTGTGTGGTGTCCAAGGAGCTACACACACCTGGCTCAGGCCTGGGCACCGAACAGAGCCACAAGACCAAG GCTTCAGAGGTGCAGCAGGAGAAAGGAGCGCAGGATgaggtggagggaagagagagaaataccaCCCCGAATGAGTGGATAAGGGAATGA
- the LOC135523706 gene encoding BTB/POZ domain-containing protein KCTD5-like isoform X5, whose product MATEDKRKSVPQAESEVGSLPTPHGYNNNNNNNNNNNKDSEGSENTTTATSSATASSGTGTHSIGNGSGVNPTVGNNGKWVRLNVGGTVFLTTRHTLLKEQTSFLYRLCQHQDLHSDTDETGAYVIDRDPTYFGPILNYLRHGKLVYNKELAEEGVLEEAEFYNITPLIKLIKERILERDCKVTQQVPPKHVYRVLQCQEEELTQMVSTMSDGWKFEQVSVRTCRKPRTGLLWTMVNIGSSYSYGTEDQAEFLCVVSKELHTPGSGLGTEQSHKTKLFQIHGSRMY is encoded by the exons ATGGCAACGGAGGATAAAAGGAAATCTGTGCCGCAGGCTGAATCAGAAGTCGGTTCGTTACCGACACCTCATGGctacaataacaataataacaacaacaacaataataacaaaGATAGCGAGGGAAGCGAGAATACGACCACGGCCACTTCGAGCGCTACCGCATCGAGCGGGACAGGAACTCATAGCATCGGGAACGGATCTGGAGTCAACCCTACAGTGGGAAATAACGGGAAATGGGTCCGGTTGAACGTCGGCGGCACAGTATTCCTCACAACGCGACATACCCTACTCAAAGAACAAACGTCCTTTCTCTATCGGCTCTGTCAACACCAGGACTTACATTCGGACACG GACGAGACAGGGGCCTATGTGATAGACAGAGACCCCACCTACTTCGGCCCCATCCTTAACTACCTGCGACACGGCAAACTGGTCTACAACAAGGAGCTGGCTGAAGAAG GTGTGTTAGAGGAGGCTGAGTTCTACAACATCACTCCTCTGATAAAACTGATCAAGGAGAGGATCCTGGAGCGGGACTGTAAAGTCACACAg CAGGTGCCTCCTAAACATGTGTACCGGGTGCTGCAGTGCCAGGAGGAGGAGCTGACCCAGATGGTTTCCACCATGTCAGACGGCTGGAAGTTTGAGCAGGTCAGCGTGCGCACCTGCAGAAAGCCCCGCACCGGACTGCTCTGGACT aTGGTAAACATTGGTTCGTCGTATAGCTATGGGACAGAGGACCAGGCAGAGTTTCTGTGTGTGGTGTCCAAGGAGCTACACACACCTGGCTCAGGCCTGGGCACCGAACAGAGCCACAAGACCAAG
- the LOC135523706 gene encoding BTB/POZ domain-containing protein KCTD5-like isoform X3 — MATEDKRKSVPQAESEVGSLPTPHGYNNNNNNNNNNNKDSEGSENTTTATSSATASSGTGTHSIGNGSGVNPTVGNNGKWVRLNVGGTVFLTTRHTLLKEQTSFLYRLCQHQDLHSDTDETGAYVIDRDPTYFGPILNYLRHGKLVYNKELAEEGVLEEAEFYNITPLIKLIKERILERDCKVTQQVPPKHVYRVLQCQEEELTQMVSTMSDGWKFEQMVNIGSSYSYGTEDQAEFLCVVSKELHTPGSGLGTEQSHKTKASEVQQEKGAQDEVEGRERNTTPNEWIRE; from the exons ATGGCAACGGAGGATAAAAGGAAATCTGTGCCGCAGGCTGAATCAGAAGTCGGTTCGTTACCGACACCTCATGGctacaataacaataataacaacaacaacaataataacaaaGATAGCGAGGGAAGCGAGAATACGACCACGGCCACTTCGAGCGCTACCGCATCGAGCGGGACAGGAACTCATAGCATCGGGAACGGATCTGGAGTCAACCCTACAGTGGGAAATAACGGGAAATGGGTCCGGTTGAACGTCGGCGGCACAGTATTCCTCACAACGCGACATACCCTACTCAAAGAACAAACGTCCTTTCTCTATCGGCTCTGTCAACACCAGGACTTACATTCGGACACG GACGAGACAGGGGCCTATGTGATAGACAGAGACCCCACCTACTTCGGCCCCATCCTTAACTACCTGCGACACGGCAAACTGGTCTACAACAAGGAGCTGGCTGAAGAAG GTGTGTTAGAGGAGGCTGAGTTCTACAACATCACTCCTCTGATAAAACTGATCAAGGAGAGGATCCTGGAGCGGGACTGTAAAGTCACACAg CAGGTGCCTCCTAAACATGTGTACCGGGTGCTGCAGTGCCAGGAGGAGGAGCTGACCCAGATGGTTTCCACCATGTCAGACGGCTGGAAGTTTGAGCAG aTGGTAAACATTGGTTCGTCGTATAGCTATGGGACAGAGGACCAGGCAGAGTTTCTGTGTGTGGTGTCCAAGGAGCTACACACACCTGGCTCAGGCCTGGGCACCGAACAGAGCCACAAGACCAAG GCTTCAGAGGTGCAGCAGGAGAAAGGAGCGCAGGATgaggtggagggaagagagagaaataccaCCCCGAATGAGTGGATAAGGGAATGA
- the LOC135523706 gene encoding BTB/POZ domain-containing protein KCTD5-like isoform X2, with product MATEDKRKSVPQAESEVGSLPTPHGYNNNNNNNNNNNKDSEGSENTTTATSSATASSGTGTHSIGNGSGVNPTVGNNGKWVRLNVGGTVFLTTRHTLLKEQTSFLYRLCQHQDLHSDTDETGAYVIDRDPTYFGPILNYLRHGKLVYNKELAEEGVLEEAEFYNITPLIKLIKERILERDCKVTQVPPKHVYRVLQCQEEELTQMVSTMSDGWKFEQVSVRTCRKPRTGLLWTMVNIGSSYSYGTEDQAEFLCVVSKELHTPGSGLGTEQSHKTKASEVQQEKGAQDEVEGRERNTTPNEWIRE from the exons ATGGCAACGGAGGATAAAAGGAAATCTGTGCCGCAGGCTGAATCAGAAGTCGGTTCGTTACCGACACCTCATGGctacaataacaataataacaacaacaacaataataacaaaGATAGCGAGGGAAGCGAGAATACGACCACGGCCACTTCGAGCGCTACCGCATCGAGCGGGACAGGAACTCATAGCATCGGGAACGGATCTGGAGTCAACCCTACAGTGGGAAATAACGGGAAATGGGTCCGGTTGAACGTCGGCGGCACAGTATTCCTCACAACGCGACATACCCTACTCAAAGAACAAACGTCCTTTCTCTATCGGCTCTGTCAACACCAGGACTTACATTCGGACACG GACGAGACAGGGGCCTATGTGATAGACAGAGACCCCACCTACTTCGGCCCCATCCTTAACTACCTGCGACACGGCAAACTGGTCTACAACAAGGAGCTGGCTGAAGAAG GTGTGTTAGAGGAGGCTGAGTTCTACAACATCACTCCTCTGATAAAACTGATCAAGGAGAGGATCCTGGAGCGGGACTGTAAAGTCACACAg GTGCCTCCTAAACATGTGTACCGGGTGCTGCAGTGCCAGGAGGAGGAGCTGACCCAGATGGTTTCCACCATGTCAGACGGCTGGAAGTTTGAGCAGGTCAGCGTGCGCACCTGCAGAAAGCCCCGCACCGGACTGCTCTGGACT aTGGTAAACATTGGTTCGTCGTATAGCTATGGGACAGAGGACCAGGCAGAGTTTCTGTGTGTGGTGTCCAAGGAGCTACACACACCTGGCTCAGGCCTGGGCACCGAACAGAGCCACAAGACCAAG GCTTCAGAGGTGCAGCAGGAGAAAGGAGCGCAGGATgaggtggagggaagagagagaaataccaCCCCGAATGAGTGGATAAGGGAATGA
- the LOC135523706 gene encoding BTB/POZ domain-containing protein KCTD5-like isoform X4, whose amino-acid sequence MATEDKRKSVPQAESEVGSLPTPHGYNNNNNNNNNNNKDSEGSENTTTATSSATASSGTGTHSIGNGSGVNPTVGNNGKWVRLNVGGTVFLTTRHTLLKEQTSFLYRLCQHQDLHSDTDETGAYVIDRDPTYFGPILNYLRHGKLVYNKELAEEGVLEEAEFYNITPLIKLIKERILERDCKVTQVPPKHVYRVLQCQEEELTQMVSTMSDGWKFEQMVNIGSSYSYGTEDQAEFLCVVSKELHTPGSGLGTEQSHKTKASEVQQEKGAQDEVEGRERNTTPNEWIRE is encoded by the exons ATGGCAACGGAGGATAAAAGGAAATCTGTGCCGCAGGCTGAATCAGAAGTCGGTTCGTTACCGACACCTCATGGctacaataacaataataacaacaacaacaataataacaaaGATAGCGAGGGAAGCGAGAATACGACCACGGCCACTTCGAGCGCTACCGCATCGAGCGGGACAGGAACTCATAGCATCGGGAACGGATCTGGAGTCAACCCTACAGTGGGAAATAACGGGAAATGGGTCCGGTTGAACGTCGGCGGCACAGTATTCCTCACAACGCGACATACCCTACTCAAAGAACAAACGTCCTTTCTCTATCGGCTCTGTCAACACCAGGACTTACATTCGGACACG GACGAGACAGGGGCCTATGTGATAGACAGAGACCCCACCTACTTCGGCCCCATCCTTAACTACCTGCGACACGGCAAACTGGTCTACAACAAGGAGCTGGCTGAAGAAG GTGTGTTAGAGGAGGCTGAGTTCTACAACATCACTCCTCTGATAAAACTGATCAAGGAGAGGATCCTGGAGCGGGACTGTAAAGTCACACAg GTGCCTCCTAAACATGTGTACCGGGTGCTGCAGTGCCAGGAGGAGGAGCTGACCCAGATGGTTTCCACCATGTCAGACGGCTGGAAGTTTGAGCAG aTGGTAAACATTGGTTCGTCGTATAGCTATGGGACAGAGGACCAGGCAGAGTTTCTGTGTGTGGTGTCCAAGGAGCTACACACACCTGGCTCAGGCCTGGGCACCGAACAGAGCCACAAGACCAAG GCTTCAGAGGTGCAGCAGGAGAAAGGAGCGCAGGATgaggtggagggaagagagagaaataccaCCCCGAATGAGTGGATAAGGGAATGA